Genomic window (Polaribacter batillariae):
ATTATTACTGCTATATACATATATGTTTTTTTCATAATTATCTAGGATTAGGTGTTATTCCAAAATTAATTGCGGATTCTGGGATTTGTAATTGTTTTCTTAAATCTTCTTTAGTTAATTCGATTTCTTTATCTTCTTTTCTATAGTATCTTTTAATGGCGATATTGAATCTTTTTACATCAAACCACCTCATACCTTCATGGTAAAATTCTTTTTGTCTAAATTTTAAAATAGCGTTTATAAATGAATTTTGTTTGTCGCTTATAAAACCGTAAAATGGTGTTAACCTTCCTGTAGTTACAGGAAATAAGCTTACAATCATATCTTCTGTTAAAATGTCTGTACTTGGGTTAAAGTTTTCTGTTTTTTTTGATAAAAAATCTGTTAAGTCTTTAATAGCATTTGTATAATCTTCTTTCATTGTATAGGCTTCTGCTCTGTTTAAAAGAACTTCATCAAAACCAAATAAAACGGAGTTTGTATAACCTCTTCCTGTTCCTGCAGATTGATTGGTAATCTTAAAATATTCATCAAATTTAGGAACATTACTTGCTTCATTTGACCCGAAAATACCATAGGCCCAGTTTTTGTTAAATGGATTATCTTGTTGGAAAATTTCTTCGGTGTTTAAAAATGATAATCCGTAATTTGTTCTCCAAAAATTTCTTGCCCACCAAGAAGATGTAGAGTTTAAAAGTAAATTTGCGTCTTCTAAAGAATTGCTATATTGTAATGTTTGTTGAGAATAGGATAAATTTGAATATTCAACAACATCTCTAATTTGTAATCTTGGATTTGTAAGTATTTGATTTGAATAAAAGATTACTTTGTCCCAATCTCCTTTTTGTAAATAAAATCTTGTTGCAAATGCAGCTCCAGATTCTTTAGAAAAATGGTATTTAGGGTTCTTTTCTCTATTTTGTATTAAATTTAAACCTTCTAATAAATCTTTTTCAATTAAGTCATATACTTCTTGTACCGTATTTCTTTTGTAAGGTTTTATTAACTCTGTTTCAGGATCTAAAATATAGGGTACACCTAAATCTGAATTGGCACTACTTGGATTGTATTGTTTCCCCCAAAAGGTAACTAACATAAAATGTGCATATGCTCTTGCTAATAAAGCCTCTCCTTTTTGCGCGTCTAAATTAAATTGCCCTTCTAATTTTTTTATTGACGACAATGCTTGGTTTGCTTGTGAAATTGCCTCGTAACTGTTTGACCAGAAAAATGTTGGTGAGTCTTGATTTTCATCTAAACTTATATCCCAAGTAAACATTTGTTCGTGAAGTAAAACATTGATGTAACTTCTAATATTTGATCTAGAAGTTGCATTATCCGACATAATTTCTGCAATTAATTGATAATTTCCTTGTGAGTATGCACCTGTTATTAAGGCACTTATTTTTTCTGGAGAATTTATTTCTGCTCTATTATCTGGTAATTCAGATAAATAATCGTCGCAACTAACTGTTAGTAAAGAAAATACTAATACTGTAGTTATTTTAAATATATGTTTTTGTAATTTTTTCATTTTGTTTTTTTTATAGTCCAATATTTAAAGACATAGTAAATTGTCTCGTTATAGGTAAGGCAACTCCTCCAGTTCCATAAAACTCTGGGTCTTGTCCATTTAATCTATCATCTGAATACAATAAGAACAAGTTAGTACCTTGTAATTTTAATTGTAATTGAGAAAGATCTAATTTCTTTAAAACATCTTTGTTAAAATTATATGCTAAAGAAATACTTTTCATTCTTAAGAAATCTCCATTTGCAACTCTTGCTGTAGAAAAGTTGTAAGCGTTATATGCTCTTGATAAATCGCTTTGGTTATAAATATTATTATCTCTAACATCTATAATTTTTGGAATGCTTGTAATATTTTCGTCTCCTGGTAAAATCCATCTGTTAATATTACTTTTTGTAAATACATTTGTACCTGAGTAAAAATTATCTAAAGAAGGGTTTAACCTTACCTTATTACCTCCTGCACCTGTTATCAAAACATTTAAGTTCCAGTTTTTGTAACTAAATGAATTTGAGATACCTCCAGCTTTGTTTGGCAATACAGATCCATTGTAAACTAAATAATCTGTAATATTAAAACTGTCTTGAAAATTTACATCTGTAACAGGATTGTCTCCATCAGGTAAAACAAATGTAGGAATGCCATCTTCATTAAGTCCATTAAAATTGAATGAAAATAATGAATTATTTGGATAACCTTCTAAGGAACCACCTTGTAAACCTACTACATCTATAACTCTAGGTCTATTTTGAAGTTTTGTAATCTTTTGATCAAAATAAGAAAAATTTAAAGAGGTAACCCATTTAAAGTTATCTGTTTTTATGTTTGTTGATGTAATTGCGAATTCAATACCTTTTTGTTCACTGTCGGAATTATTACCACTTTTTACAAGTTCACCACCAATACCAGATGTTCTAACAAAATCGATATTATCAAAAATATTTCTTTGGTAAATATCTGTTGTAAACTGAATTCTGTTATCAAACAAGCCTAAATCCATACCAATATTGAACTCGTATTGTTTTTCCCAAGTAAGTTCGGAATTTTCTAATGCATCTATATCGAGATACGTTTCTCTTTCAGAAGGTGTTAGCCTATCTGTAATTTGGCTTCTGAAAATTGCTAAAGAATTTGTAGCTGGTCCAGGTGAAGCGCTTAAACCGTAAGATGCTCTAAATTGTAAATTATTAATGGTATTAGATTTTTGAATAAAATTTTCTTCGGTTGCATTCCATTTTGCACTTACTGTTCCAGTTGGCAACCATCTAGATTTAGCACTTCTTCCTTGCCTATTAGAACCATCGTATCTTCCTGTTAAAGAAAAAACATACTTGTTATCGTAAGAATAAGTCGTTCTTCCAAAAAAAGCGACAGTTCTTTCTCTTTCTCTTCCTAGTCCAAAATAATTCCCCCCTTCTGCAATAATTTTTTCAAGTAATCTTGCATCAGTAAATGGTACAAAACCGTTTTCATATTGTAAACCATAACCTGTAAAGTTCTCATCATTTCTATCAACATACCTTAACTCTTGACCTAATAAAGCATCAAAACTATGTTTTTTATTAAAATCTCTTTTGTATTGAAAACTATTTCTTAAATAATAAGACGTTAAAGAATTGTCGAATTTACGATACAAACCTCCTTCAGGAAAAACAGGAATTGGAATTGCATCTGGATTGTTTGGATCTCTGTATAGGAAAATGTTTGCATTTGCAATAACCGCTGTTTGATCGGCATTATAAGCCTTAACTACATTAGAATTTTCTCTAATTTGATGCTCTCTTGTACTGTTTACATATCTGGCAGATGTGTTTAAGTCGTAAGTAAGGTGATCGGTTATTTTGTAAGATGCATCAATCTGAAATCTAATATCTTTTACATCTAAATCTAACGTGTTATTATCTAATTCTTCTAAAATATTAAATGGTGCCCAATTATTTGTATAATATTCTAAATTACCGTTATTATCTCTAGGTCTTAGTGCTCTAGAAGTATTTAATGCATAACTAAATGGGTTGATATCAAAATCTCTACTAAATTGCCCATCCACAACATTTGCTTCTCTATTAAAGGAGCCTGGTGCTTTTTGGTTTCTTACAGATGCAACAGTGGAGATAGATAAATTAAATTTATCTGAAAAATAAAACGTATTTTTTATATTCGATGTAATTCTTGTTACTTTATCTGCCACAGACCATCCTGGATCGTGTAAAAAACCAACAGAGGCATAAAAAGAATTATTTTCTCCACCACCTGTAAAGCTTAATGTATGGTTTTGCATTAGAGACTGTCTAAAAAGTGTTTTAAACCAATTGGTATTTGCTAATTCGTAATTTTGTAAAAAAGCACTTCTTCCTTCAGGTGTATTTGGCACACCAAAGCCACCATTAGAATAGCTATTTATTTGCTTTTCTAAAACACCATAAACACCTGAAAATCTTGCGTTTCCAACATTTGGTAATCTTAAATAGCCTTGACTTCTTAAACCTTCTAATACACCAATAGTTTCCTTTGAGTCTAAAATATCGTATTGGTTATATGATGGAATGTCTCTTACTGTTTGCTCTAGTGTATAATTAACTTTTAACGGACTAGATCTTTTACCGCTTTTTGTGGTAATTACCACAACACCATTTCTAGCTCTTGCACCATAAATAGAGGTTGCTGATGCATCTTTTAAGATATCTATCTTTTCTATATCTGTTGAGTTTACACCTGCAATAGAAGAACTAATTAGTGTAGATGCATCACCAGAAGTTAATGCGTCTAAATCTTGTTCTACAATATCTTCTTGTACAACACCATCTATAACGTATAACGGATTGTTATTTCC
Coding sequences:
- a CDS encoding SusC/RagA family TonB-linked outer membrane protein translates to MRTFIFLFCTISFALVPNEGLSQNAKIKIDSDKTVSVEEVFELIKNQTNYTFVYENHLFEKLPEVILKKGIIVVKDLLNLSLKTSNIVYTFDKSGTILLKKGVFQQKIKGTLLDKNKQPIVGASVLVKGTGKGVSTDFDGKFSIAASKGDILVFQSLGFKSKEVSILNASEITVVLEDFAESLGEIIITTGYDKINKRSFTGAATTIKAADLKIDGVVDVSRMLEGKIAGVNVQNITGTFGAAPQITIRGSSSVFGNNNPLYVIDGVVQEDIVEQDLDALTSGDASTLISSSIAGVNSTDIEKIDILKDASATSIYGARARNGVVVITTKSGKRSSPLKVNYTLEQTVRDIPSYNQYDILDSKETIGVLEGLRSQGYLRLPNVGNARFSGVYGVLEKQINSYSNGGFGVPNTPEGRSAFLQNYELANTNWFKTLFRQSLMQNHTLSFTGGGENNSFYASVGFLHDPGWSVADKVTRITSNIKNTFYFSDKFNLSISTVASVRNQKAPGSFNREANVVDGQFSRDFDINPFSYALNTSRALRPRDNNGNLEYYTNNWAPFNILEELDNNTLDLDVKDIRFQIDASYKITDHLTYDLNTSARYVNSTREHQIRENSNVVKAYNADQTAVIANANIFLYRDPNNPDAIPIPVFPEGGLYRKFDNSLTSYYLRNSFQYKRDFNKKHSFDALLGQELRYVDRNDENFTGYGLQYENGFVPFTDARLLEKIIAEGGNYFGLGRERERTVAFFGRTTYSYDNKYVFSLTGRYDGSNRQGRSAKSRWLPTGTVSAKWNATEENFIQKSNTINNLQFRASYGLSASPGPATNSLAIFRSQITDRLTPSERETYLDIDALENSELTWEKQYEFNIGMDLGLFDNRIQFTTDIYQRNIFDNIDFVRTSGIGGELVKSGNNSDSEQKGIEFAITSTNIKTDNFKWVTSLNFSYFDQKITKLQNRPRVIDVVGLQGGSLEGYPNNSLFSFNFNGLNEDGIPTFVLPDGDNPVTDVNFQDSFNITDYLVYNGSVLPNKAGGISNSFSYKNWNLNVLITGAGGNKVRLNPSLDNFYSGTNVFTKSNINRWILPGDENITSIPKIIDVRDNNIYNQSDLSRAYNAYNFSTARVANGDFLRMKSISLAYNFNKDVLKKLDLSQLQLKLQGTNLFLLYSDDRLNGQDPEFYGTGGVALPITRQFTMSLNIGL
- a CDS encoding RagB/SusD family nutrient uptake outer membrane protein; its protein translation is MKKLQKHIFKITTVLVFSLLTVSCDDYLSELPDNRAEINSPEKISALITGAYSQGNYQLIAEIMSDNATSRSNIRSYINVLLHEQMFTWDISLDENQDSPTFFWSNSYEAISQANQALSSIKKLEGQFNLDAQKGEALLARAYAHFMLVTFWGKQYNPSSANSDLGVPYILDPETELIKPYKRNTVQEVYDLIEKDLLEGLNLIQNREKNPKYHFSKESGAAFATRFYLQKGDWDKVIFYSNQILTNPRLQIRDVVEYSNLSYSQQTLQYSNSLEDANLLLNSTSSWWARNFWRTNYGLSFLNTEEIFQQDNPFNKNWAYGIFGSNEASNVPKFDEYFKITNQSAGTGRGYTNSVLFGFDEVLLNRAEAYTMKEDYTNAIKDLTDFLSKKTENFNPSTDILTEDMIVSLFPVTTGRLTPFYGFISDKQNSFINAILKFRQKEFYHEGMRWFDVKRFNIAIKRYYRKEDKEIELTKEDLRKQLQIPESAINFGITPNPR